From the genome of Alosa alosa isolate M-15738 ecotype Scorff River chromosome 20, AALO_Geno_1.1, whole genome shotgun sequence, one region includes:
- the LOC125285533 gene encoding CD276 antigen-like, protein MEDYGRLAIVFIVYSCCGAAFEVRVPQKQVVAVHGFPAAILGCTFTPPPSLQDVVVTWQRVEDLRVVHSFYYGTDQLGRQSADYKSRTSLYHEQLSSGNATLRLARAGPRDTGNYQCSVSTSQGSDKADVQLSYAAFFSEPRLSILAHSSSFTLQYESEGYPQPEVQWRDGLGHNLTHNTQVLQSDEDPGLLKLHTQVVVDMAKGLNWTLTVVNHPLGQVIQRPVSFIYDDQRNLVDCSRERLALLCPIAFCVIGLCLLFWVRQPLCSISK, encoded by the exons ctgCCTTTGAAGTGAGAGTCCCCCAGAAACAGGTGGTGGCAGTCCATGGGTTTCCAGCTGCCATATTGGGGTGCACCTTCACGCCTCCTCCCAGCCTACAAGACGTGGTCGTGACTTGGCAGCGAGTAGAGGACTTGAGGGTTGTTCACAGCTTCTATTACGGAACTGACCAGCTGGGCCGACAAAGTGCCGACTACAAGAGCAGGACAAGCTTGTACCACGAGCAGCTTTCAAGTGGGAATGCCACTCTAAGGCTGGCACGGGCCGGCCCCCGAGATACCGGGAACTACCAATGTAGTGTCAGTACTTCACAGGGATCAGACAAGGCAGATGTGCAACTGAGTTATGCAG CTTTCTTCTCGGAGCCCAGGCTGTCTATACTGGCCCACAGCTCCAGTTTCACTCTCCAATATGAAAGCGAGGGTTATCCACAACCTGAGGTCCAGTGGAGGGATGGGTTGGGTCATAACCTCACACACAATACCCAAGTGCTTCAGTCAGACGAGGACCCTGGTCTGCTGAAGCTCCATACCCAAGTGGTGGTCGACATGGCCAAGGGTTTGAACTGGACTCTCACTGTGGTCAACCATCCCCTGGGACAGGTCATCCAGAGACCTGTTAGCTTCATTTATG atGATCAGAGAAACCTAGTGGACTGCAGCAGAGAGAGGCTTGCTCTGCTATGTCCAATTGCATTTTGTGTAATTGGCTTATGTTTACTGTTTTGGGTACGACAGCCACTGTGCTCCATTTCAAAATAG
- the LOC125285531 gene encoding uncharacterized protein LOC125285531, which translates to MKEKYSACHSGRKRGVETEEVCLQKRSCEQEVSLDSAEDLRSILQHIEVLQQEHHKARPSFDIILQRLDRTKSYRQHYIENHTTAEVLKEFPCLMRPNILLGEMKRIYQIDADKTILTKMGELAPKLLEKAPKGTLKDTCLQTLQSCEDEQERKAQMVNAAIVLLPSFFKENPAFLFVNDQEPISPTPTIVMTGSNPPCPARK; encoded by the exons ATGAAAGAGAAGTACTCGGCATGCCATTCAGGACGAAAGCGGGGGGTTGAGACTGAGGAGGTTTGCCTGCAGAAGAGGAGCTGCGAACAGGAG GTTTCCTTGGATTCTGCAGAAGACTTGAGATCCATCCTTCAGCACATTGAGGTTTTGCAGCAGGAGCACCATAAGGCGAGGCCAAGTTTTGATATAATTCTACAGCGGCTCGACAGAACCAAGTCCTATCGGCAGCACTACATTGAAAACCACACCACTGCTGAAGTCCTTAAAGAATTTCCCTGTCTCATGAGACCAAATATT CTCCttggagagatgaaaagaatCTACCAGATCGACGCTGATAAAACCATCCTAACAAAAATGGGAGAACTTGCGCCAAAGTTGTTAGAAAAGGCACCTAAAG GTACTTTAAAAGACACCTGCCTGCAGACACTGCAGTCATGTGAGGatgaacaagaaagaaaag cTCAAATGGTCAATGCAGCCATTGTCTTGCTGCCATCATTTTTCAAAGAAAATCCTGCATTCCTTTTTGTCAACGACCAG GAACCCATTTCTCCCACACCCACCATCGTGATGACCGGCTCCAACCCCCCCTGTCCAGCACGGAAGTAG